One Paramisgurnus dabryanus chromosome 8, PD_genome_1.1, whole genome shotgun sequence DNA window includes the following coding sequences:
- the LOC135770412 gene encoding olfactory receptor 6N2-like, whose amino-acid sequence MPSQNVSTPIISEFVILGFDTVEYKLVTGVVLLLIYILTMFANTANICFIAMDKRLHQPMYIFICNLALVDMLYSSSACPTMIGILLAGYKTISFIPCILQMCAFHLGGFMEMFAIGVMALDRLIAISNPLRYPVILNCTRTVLISVLLWLVAGSVLLFALATVLPLPFCSSTIQYIFCEYASVIRATCVDPNPYFNMISSLLFVLLFGMFSFICLSYIRIIVAVMKMTLKSNKKKMFNTCLSHLIVITCFYVPMFVRVILTRLGVVLTTDERHGLMVGAMLGSSLVNPFIYCFRTKEIRNKIFRFFSKVASE is encoded by the coding sequence ATGCCATCTCAAAATGTTTCAACACCAATCATTTCCGAATTTGTGATTTTGGGATTTGACACTGTGGAGTACAAACTAGTCACTGGAGTTGTTTTGCTTCTGATATATATTCTTACAATGTTTGCTAACACTGCCAACATATGTTTCATTGCCATGGATAAACGTTTGCACCAGCCTATGTATATCTTTATTTGCAACCTAGCTTTAGTGGATATGCTATACAGCAGTAGTGCCTGTCCAACTATGATAGGTATCCTTCTAGCtggttataaaactatttcctTTATCCCCTGTATACTTCAGATGTGTGCTTTTCATTTAGGTGGCTTCATGGAAATGTTTGCAATTGGTGTCATGGCGCTGGATCGTTTGATAGCCATAAGCAATCCTTTACGTTATcctgttattttaaattgtactcGGACTGTTCTGATCAGCGTCTTGCTGTGGCTGGTGGCCGGATCTGTTTTGTTATTTGCCCTGGCTACTGTTCTTCCTCTGCCCTTCTGTTCCTCAACCATCCAGTATATTTTCTGCGAGTATGCATCTGTCATCAGGGCCACTTGCGTGGATCCAAATCcatattttaacatgatatCCAGCCTTCTATTTGTGCTGCTGTTTGGCATGTTTTCTTTTATCTGCTTGTCTTATATAAGGATAATAGTAGCTGTCATGAAAATGACATTGAAGAGcaataaaaagaaaatgtttaatacGTGCTTAAGTCATTTGATAGTAATCACCTGCTTTTATGTACCAATGTTTGTACGGGTAATTTTAACACGACTTGGTGTGGTTTTAACAACAGATGAACGCCATGGACTTATGGTCGGGGCCATGCTTGGCTCTTCTTTGGTAAAtccttttatatattgttttagaACTAAAGAGATCAGAAACAAaatattcagatttttttcaaaAGTCGCATCTGAATAA